A stretch of Lysobacter sp. K5869 DNA encodes these proteins:
- a CDS encoding RtcB family protein, giving the protein MNTNENTRYDVIHEKGSVPIKLWTRGVPLEDEARRQLQNIAKLPFVHRWIAVMPDVHLGKGATVGSVVPTLGAIVPAAVGVDIGCGMIAVRTTLTASDLPDQLGPLRAAIEQAVPHGRTVGRGVRDKGAWANPPAASLQAWERLHEGFDRIVAKHPKLERSNHLSHLGTLGTGNHFVEVCLDEEQRVWFMLHSGSRGVGNAIGSHFIELAKQDMRRWMINLPDQDLAYLPEGSENYADYVFAVDWAQKFARDNREIMMRHVVDAARKIIDKPFEAQAEAVNCHHNYVNREHHFGKDVLVTRKGAVSARKGELGIIPGSMGAKSFIVRGLGNADSFHSCSHGAGRVMSRTEAKKRISLEEHVRATAHVECRKDADVVDESPAAYKPIDAVMAAQSDLVEIVHTLRQVVCVKG; this is encoded by the coding sequence ATGAATACCAACGAAAACACCCGCTACGACGTCATCCACGAGAAAGGCTCGGTCCCGATCAAGCTATGGACCCGCGGCGTGCCGCTGGAAGACGAAGCGCGCCGTCAGTTGCAGAACATCGCCAAGCTGCCGTTCGTGCACCGTTGGATCGCGGTGATGCCCGACGTGCACCTGGGCAAGGGCGCGACCGTGGGCTCGGTGGTGCCGACTCTCGGCGCGATCGTGCCGGCGGCGGTCGGCGTGGACATCGGCTGCGGCATGATCGCGGTGCGCACCACGCTGACGGCGAGCGACTTGCCCGACCAGCTCGGCCCGCTGCGCGCGGCGATCGAGCAGGCGGTGCCGCACGGCCGCACGGTCGGCCGCGGCGTGCGCGACAAGGGCGCGTGGGCGAACCCGCCGGCGGCGTCGCTGCAGGCGTGGGAGCGCTTGCACGAAGGGTTCGACCGCATCGTCGCCAAGCATCCCAAGCTCGAGCGCAGCAACCACTTGAGCCACTTGGGTACCTTGGGCACCGGCAATCACTTCGTCGAGGTCTGCCTGGACGAGGAGCAGCGCGTGTGGTTCATGCTGCACTCGGGTTCGCGCGGCGTCGGCAATGCGATCGGCAGCCACTTCATCGAGTTGGCGAAGCAGGACATGCGCCGCTGGATGATCAATCTGCCGGACCAGGATCTCGCGTACTTGCCGGAAGGCAGTGAAAACTACGCGGACTACGTGTTCGCGGTGGATTGGGCGCAGAAGTTCGCACGCGACAACCGCGAGATCATGATGCGGCACGTCGTCGACGCGGCGCGCAAGATCATCGACAAGCCGTTCGAGGCGCAGGCCGAGGCGGTCAACTGCCATCACAACTACGTCAACCGCGAGCATCACTTCGGTAAGGACGTGCTGGTGACGCGCAAGGGCGCGGTGAGCGCGCGCAAGGGCGAGCTGGGCATCATCCCGGGCAGCATGGGCGCGAAGAGCTTCATCGTGCGCGGCCTCGGCAATGCCGACAGCTTCCATAGCTGCAGCCACGGCGCGGGCCGGGTGATGAGCCGCACCGAGGCGAAGAAGCGCATCAGCCTGGAAGAGCACGTTCGCGCGACCGCGCATGTGGAATGCCGCAAGGACGCGGACGTGGTCGACGAATCGCCGGCGGCGTACAAGCCGATCGACGCGGTCATGGCGGCGCAGAGCGACTTGGTCGAGATCGTGCATACCTTGCGTCAAGTCGTCTGCGTGAAGGGTTGA
- the rtcA gene encoding RNA 3'-terminal phosphate cyclase codes for MDKKMEMIEISGVEGGGQLLRTALALSLCTGTAFEMQHIRAKRKRPGLMRQHLTAVGAAAQIGRAYVEGAQLGATTLRFVPGQVQPGRYRFSIGTAGSASLVLQTVLPALWSCAAPSEVTVEGGTHNPLAPSADFLAECYLPALRRFGVDTAFALQRHGFYPAGGGSVQLRVAPGAALREAVFDRRDPAPKLEATALLASLPDLIGQRELQVLADQFKLGPGALHLRRAPTAQSQANVLMLRVSGEGQHTELFDALGERGVGAEQVAAGLARRVSEYLNSEAAVSEHLSDQLLLPMALAGGGEFTTAFVSEHLSSNARLIEKFLPVEIDWTQQSKRCWRVTVRS; via the coding sequence ATGGACAAGAAAATGGAAATGATCGAAATCAGCGGCGTGGAGGGCGGCGGCCAGCTGCTGCGCACGGCGCTGGCGCTGAGCCTGTGCACCGGCACCGCGTTCGAGATGCAGCACATCCGCGCCAAGCGCAAGCGCCCCGGTTTGATGCGCCAGCATCTGACCGCGGTCGGCGCCGCCGCGCAGATCGGCCGGGCTTACGTCGAAGGCGCGCAGCTCGGCGCGACCACGCTGCGCTTCGTCCCCGGGCAAGTGCAGCCGGGCCGCTACCGTTTCTCCATCGGCACCGCCGGTTCGGCGTCGCTGGTGTTGCAGACGGTGCTGCCGGCGTTGTGGTCGTGCGCGGCGCCGTCGGAAGTGACCGTCGAAGGCGGCACCCACAACCCGCTCGCGCCGAGCGCCGACTTCCTGGCCGAGTGCTATCTGCCGGCGCTGCGCCGCTTCGGCGTGGACACCGCGTTCGCGCTGCAGCGTCACGGCTTCTACCCGGCCGGCGGCGGCAGCGTGCAGCTGCGGGTGGCGCCGGGCGCGGCCTTGCGCGAGGCGGTGTTCGACCGTCGCGATCCCGCGCCGAAGTTGGAGGCGACCGCGTTGCTGGCTTCGCTGCCCGATCTGATCGGCCAGCGCGAGCTGCAGGTCTTGGCCGATCAGTTCAAGCTCGGGCCCGGCGCGCTGCATTTGCGCCGCGCGCCGACCGCGCAGAGCCAGGCCAACGTGCTGATGCTGCGGGTGAGCGGCGAAGGCCAGCACACCGAGTTGTTCGACGCGCTCGGCGAGCGCGGCGTCGGCGCCGAACAGGTCGCCGCCGGTTTGGCGCGGCGCGTCTCGGAGTATCTGAACTCGGAGGCCGCGGTGAGCGAGCACCTGTCCGACCAACTGTTGCTGCCGATGGCCTTGGCCGGCGGCGGCGAATTCACCACCGCGTTCGTCAGCGAGCATCTGTCCAGCAATGCGCGCCTGATCGAGAAATTCTTGCCGGTGGAGATCGATTGGACCCAGCAGAGCAAGCGTTGCTGGCGGGTGACGGTGCGCTCGTGA
- a CDS encoding DUF11 domain-containing protein produces the protein MHTLTHRSRNAALRFVLPLAAAFALLCAPAAQAQFKVSSTFRNNTEAGWTITGTNNAGTNDSGILTGGYGAIPNNVNDANGSGWLRLSTALNNQQGLALYTGGSFPSSQGVTVEFDYVNWGGNGADGTTFFLYDATGTMAGAQPGGSLGYCGGNGAYLGIGLDEFGNFSGSLPGVTGGCPANSSSPGSQQDRVVLRGPTSDSNRWLASGAVAGGIDSPGATTRPTSNHLMVALIPNTPQPGYTVTVSQGPTGSTPAVLLNNVNFNYTAPANLRMGYAASTGGLNNIHEIRNVLASVPADVGIAKTVSAPRIRRGATVTYTLVVSNNDINPVVAGNQAPTIPGTDAADITDTFPAQVTGASWTCAASAGSTCPAASGTGNIAVTGGYSMLPGGTLTFTVTGTVASNATCNGNVANTATVAFSGTDRFGDINPNNDSASATFAVDCVTLSVDKTATPASFTAGGTGTYNIAVANAGNIATVGQITVTDALPAGLTVPNGAVALSGANAANWACTAASNVLTCQSNAAIAAAGSSTFGFAVNIDFNATGPVINTARVAGGGDPNCTLAAPCPDSTPTSTPVVRPSVSLRISKSDSSATYTPGNGASYVLTACNQNGPDAASGATISDNLPAGATLSGPWSCAGSGTTPGTCPASGGAAGGTAISVTGVTLPVGGCVSVTVPVTFSSNPANY, from the coding sequence ATGCACACACTCACACACCGCTCGCGCAACGCTGCCCTGCGCTTCGTCCTGCCCTTGGCCGCGGCGTTCGCGCTGCTGTGCGCGCCCGCCGCGCAGGCGCAGTTCAAGGTCTCCTCGACGTTCCGCAACAACACCGAGGCCGGCTGGACCATCACCGGCACCAACAACGCCGGCACCAACGACAGCGGCATCCTCACCGGCGGCTACGGCGCGATCCCGAACAACGTCAACGACGCCAACGGCAGCGGCTGGCTGCGTCTGAGCACGGCGCTCAACAACCAACAGGGCCTGGCGCTCTACACCGGCGGCTCGTTCCCGTCCTCGCAGGGCGTCACGGTCGAGTTCGATTACGTCAATTGGGGCGGCAACGGCGCCGACGGCACCACCTTCTTCCTCTACGACGCCACCGGCACCATGGCCGGCGCTCAGCCGGGCGGCAGCCTGGGGTACTGCGGCGGCAACGGCGCGTATCTGGGCATCGGCCTGGACGAATTCGGCAACTTTTCCGGCTCGCTGCCCGGCGTCACCGGCGGCTGTCCGGCCAACAGCAGCAGCCCCGGCAGCCAGCAAGACCGGGTGGTGCTGCGCGGCCCGACCAGCGACAGCAACCGCTGGCTGGCCAGCGGCGCGGTCGCCGGCGGCATCGATTCGCCCGGCGCCACGACCCGCCCGACCAGCAATCACCTGATGGTCGCGCTGATCCCGAACACGCCGCAGCCGGGCTACACCGTCACCGTCTCGCAAGGCCCGACCGGCTCGACCCCGGCGGTGCTGCTCAACAACGTCAACTTCAACTACACCGCGCCGGCCAATCTGCGCATGGGCTACGCCGCGTCCACCGGCGGCCTCAACAACATCCACGAAATCCGCAACGTGCTGGCGTCGGTGCCGGCCGACGTGGGCATCGCCAAGACCGTTTCTGCGCCGCGCATCCGCCGCGGCGCGACGGTGACCTACACCCTGGTGGTCAGCAACAACGACATCAATCCGGTCGTCGCCGGCAATCAGGCGCCGACCATTCCCGGCACCGACGCGGCCGACATCACCGACACCTTCCCGGCGCAAGTCACCGGCGCGAGCTGGACCTGCGCGGCCAGCGCCGGCTCGACCTGCCCCGCCGCCAGCGGCACGGGCAACATCGCGGTGACCGGCGGCTACTCGATGCTGCCCGGCGGCACCCTCACCTTCACCGTGACCGGCACGGTCGCCAGCAACGCCACCTGCAACGGCAACGTCGCCAATACCGCCACCGTCGCGTTCTCCGGCACCGACCGCTTCGGCGACATCAACCCGAACAACGACAGCGCCAGCGCGACCTTCGCGGTGGATTGCGTGACCTTGTCGGTGGACAAGACCGCGACGCCGGCCAGCTTCACCGCCGGCGGCACCGGCACCTACAACATCGCGGTGGCCAACGCCGGCAACATCGCCACGGTCGGCCAGATCACCGTCACCGACGCGCTGCCGGCCGGCCTGACCGTGCCCAACGGCGCGGTCGCGCTGAGCGGCGCCAACGCCGCCAACTGGGCCTGCACCGCCGCCTCGAACGTGCTGACCTGCCAGAGCAACGCCGCGATCGCCGCCGCCGGCAGTTCCACCTTCGGCTTCGCGGTCAACATCGACTTCAACGCCACCGGGCCGGTGATCAACACCGCGCGCGTGGCCGGCGGCGGCGACCCGAACTGCACGTTGGCCGCGCCCTGCCCCGACTCCACTCCGACCAGCACGCCGGTGGTGCGGCCGTCGGTGAGCCTGCGCATCAGCAAGAGCGACAGCAGCGCCACCTACACGCCCGGCAACGGCGCCAGCTACGTGCTGACCGCCTGCAATCAGAACGGCCCCGACGCGGCCAGCGGCGCCACCATCTCCGACAACTTGCCCGCCGGCGCGACCCTCAGCGGCCCGTGGAGTTGCGCCGGCAGCGGCACCACGCCCGGCACCTGCCCCGCCAGCGGCGGCGCGGCCGGCGGCACCGCGATCAGCGTGACCGGCGTGACGTTGCCGGTGGGCGGCTGCGTGAGCGTCACCGTGCCGGTGACCTTCAGTTCCAATCCGGCCAATTACTGA
- the dusA gene encoding tRNA dihydrouridine(20/20a) synthase DusA, with protein sequence MTVLAPAHAVSPAIAAPQVRLSVAPMMDWTDTHCRVFHRAIAPHARLYTEMVHANAVIHGDRPRLLAMDPVEHPVALQLGGSEPELLAQAARIGADWGFDEINLNCGCPSDRVQAGRFGACLMREPDLVAESVAAMIGACDVPVTVKCRLGVDDEHRFEVFLDFVDRVAAAGCRSFVVHARNAWLKGLSPKENREVPPLRYDWAYRLKLERPQLQVVVNGGIADLAEATVHLDHADGAMLGRAAYHDPYLLHRLDVAWFGGVERSRADLLRGLRPYVESQLERGVFLKHIARHLLGLFHGERGGRAFRQILSEGAHRPGADWSLIERAIEVTESFAGRDAA encoded by the coding sequence ATGACCGTCCTCGCGCCCGCCCACGCCGTCTCTCCCGCCATCGCCGCGCCGCAGGTGCGCCTGTCGGTGGCGCCGATGATGGATTGGACGGACACCCACTGCCGCGTCTTCCACCGCGCCATCGCCCCGCACGCCCGGCTCTACACCGAGATGGTCCACGCCAACGCGGTCATCCACGGCGACCGCCCGCGGCTGCTGGCGATGGACCCGGTCGAGCACCCGGTGGCGCTGCAGCTCGGCGGCAGCGAGCCGGAACTGCTGGCGCAGGCGGCGCGGATCGGCGCGGACTGGGGCTTCGACGAGATCAACCTCAACTGCGGTTGCCCCTCCGACCGGGTCCAGGCCGGGCGTTTCGGCGCCTGCCTGATGCGCGAGCCGGATCTGGTCGCCGAATCGGTGGCGGCGATGATCGGCGCCTGCGACGTGCCGGTGACGGTCAAATGCCGGCTCGGCGTCGACGACGAGCACCGTTTCGAGGTGTTCCTGGATTTCGTCGACCGGGTCGCCGCGGCCGGCTGCCGCAGCTTCGTCGTGCACGCCCGCAACGCCTGGCTCAAGGGGCTGTCGCCGAAGGAAAACCGCGAAGTGCCGCCGCTGCGCTACGACTGGGCCTACCGGCTCAAGCTGGAGCGGCCGCAGCTGCAGGTGGTGGTCAACGGCGGCATCGCCGATCTGGCCGAGGCCACCGTCCACCTGGATCACGCCGACGGCGCCATGCTCGGCCGCGCCGCGTATCACGACCCGTATCTGCTGCATCGGCTGGATGTGGCCTGGTTCGGCGGCGTCGAACGCAGCCGCGCCGACTTGCTGCGCGGGCTGCGGCCGTACGTGGAAAGCCAGCTCGAACGCGGCGTGTTCCTCAAGCACATCGCCCGTCATCTGCTCGGCCTGTTCCACGGCGAGCGCGGCGGGCGCGCGTTCCGTCAGATCCTCAGCGAGGGCGCGCACCGTCCCGGCGCGGACTGGTCGCTGATCGAGCGCGCGATCGAGGTCACCGAATCCTTCGCCGGGCGCGATGCCGCGTAA
- a CDS encoding arginine deiminase-related protein: MITRDPTAFFDHARTLAPDFGAATARAAFLVAPDGFARAEQSAGDNRYMAAAGDFDPGRAAAQHRALHMALSQTLPTICFAGDADTPDALFPNNVFATARAPGAAPRYVVGRMRHPVRQREAERADIRRFFEQVLGYEERDLSRQPHPCELTGALVIDRARGLGYAGLSERCDERGAALMHETFGLRATLLFDLAAGEYHTNVVLAVLAGRAALVSPAGFADPGVAAAIADFHGSRGIVLDAAEQAGFVANAIALSTYTVWMSAGAARAARPATQQALAAAGFAVATVELDAIEAAGGSLRCCVGEVF; the protein is encoded by the coding sequence ATGATCACCCGCGACCCGACCGCCTTCTTCGATCACGCCCGCACCCTGGCCCCGGATTTCGGCGCCGCCACCGCGCGCGCCGCGTTCCTGGTCGCCCCCGACGGCTTCGCCCGCGCCGAACAGTCGGCCGGCGACAACCGCTACATGGCCGCGGCCGGCGACTTCGATCCCGGCCGCGCCGCCGCCCAACACCGCGCGCTGCACATGGCGCTGTCGCAGACCCTGCCGACGATCTGCTTCGCCGGCGACGCCGACACGCCCGACGCGCTGTTCCCCAACAACGTCTTCGCCACCGCGCGCGCGCCCGGCGCCGCGCCGCGCTACGTGGTCGGGCGCATGCGCCACCCCGTGCGCCAGCGCGAGGCCGAGCGCGCCGACATCCGCCGCTTCTTCGAGCAAGTGCTGGGCTATGAGGAGCGCGACCTGTCGCGCCAGCCGCATCCGTGCGAACTCACCGGCGCGCTGGTGATCGACCGCGCCCGCGGCCTGGGCTACGCCGGTCTGTCGGAGCGCTGCGACGAGCGCGGCGCGGCGCTGATGCACGAAACCTTCGGCCTGCGCGCGACTTTGCTGTTCGACCTCGCCGCGGGCGAATACCACACCAACGTCGTGTTGGCGGTGCTGGCCGGCCGCGCCGCGCTGGTCAGCCCGGCCGGATTCGCCGATCCGGGCGTGGCCGCGGCCATCGCCGATTTCCACGGTTCGCGCGGGATCGTGCTCGACGCCGCCGAGCAGGCCGGCTTCGTCGCCAACGCCATCGCCCTGTCGACGTATACGGTTTGGATGAGCGCCGGCGCCGCGCGCGCGGCCCGTCCGGCCACGCAGCAGGCGCTGGCCGCGGCCGGTTTCGCGGTGGCGACGGTCGAGCTCGACGCGATCGAAGCCGCGGGCGGCTCGCTGCGCTGCTGCGTCGGCGAGGTGTTCTGA